The proteins below are encoded in one region of Myxococcales bacterium:
- a CDS encoding DUF938 domain-containing protein, whose amino-acid sequence MAGQRLFSEAAERNRGPILEVLRTLLAKDARVFEIASGTGQHGFYVAHNLPSIQWFPSDASPEALTSISVWRNEAQAANLHAPRHLDVCEKPWQLESKFDAIFCANMVHIAPWEASEALFDGAAQNLEKGGLLILYGPYRFGGKFKAESNRAFDQSLRARNPEWGVRDFEKLDALAVEHDLEHQQSITMPSNNHVLVWRAN is encoded by the coding sequence ATGGCTGGGCAGCGTTTATTTAGTGAGGCGGCGGAGCGTAACCGTGGGCCGATTCTTGAAGTGCTGAGAACTCTGCTTGCTAAAGATGCGAGGGTGTTTGAAATCGCCAGTGGTACGGGTCAACATGGCTTTTACGTTGCGCACAACTTGCCGTCGATTCAATGGTTTCCAAGTGATGCGAGTCCGGAGGCCTTGACGAGTATTTCGGTGTGGCGGAACGAAGCACAAGCTGCCAATCTTCATGCGCCGCGCCATTTGGATGTCTGCGAAAAACCATGGCAGCTTGAATCCAAGTTTGATGCTATTTTTTGTGCCAACATGGTTCACATTGCTCCCTGGGAGGCTAGCGAGGCTTTGTTTGATGGCGCTGCACAAAACCTTGAGAAGGGTGGTTTGCTGATCTTGTACGGGCCGTATCGTTTTGGCGGAAAGTTTAAAGCTGAGAGCAATCGAGCCTTTGATCAATCGTTGCGGGCCCGTAACCCAGAGTGGGGCGTGCGTGATTTTGAGAAGCTAGACGCCTTAGCAGTCGAGCATGATCTCGAGCATCAGCAGAGCATCACCATGCCGTCCAACAATCATGTCTTGGTGTGGCGCGCTAATTAA
- the mutY gene encoding A/G-specific adenine glycosylase, giving the protein MPQTSSKLSISQPLALTDSFEHRKIRRALLTWYQKNKRDLPWRTSSDPYAIWVSEIMLQQTQVSTVIPYYERFMKRFPSLKSLASADEDEVLKHWSGLGYYRRARFLHRGVREVQARYGGELPKDAKERQSISGIGRYTAGAIGSIAFDQPEAIVDGNVARVLSRLLGITAPLGSKESEQLLWELASLLAKGRQPGDLNQALMELGATLCTPKQASCGLCPLKAKCFAYKHEQVAALPVARVRKAPREEHWVTVMALASAKSGAQEKRVWMVKQDGSRFAGLWGLPSMQGKGAGDARRILGESCIDAVLERKARGHIEHVLSHRKMKVELWLASGAKARKSSTRQLVPVGDIKGMGVSTLTRKLLDLRVCRP; this is encoded by the coding sequence ATGCCCCAAACATCATCCAAATTAAGTATTTCACAGCCACTAGCCCTAACGGATTCTTTTGAGCATCGCAAGATACGAAGAGCGCTACTTACTTGGTATCAGAAAAATAAACGCGATTTGCCATGGCGCACGAGCAGTGATCCTTATGCGATTTGGGTCTCGGAAATCATGCTGCAGCAGACGCAGGTGAGTACGGTGATTCCTTACTATGAGCGTTTTATGAAGCGTTTTCCGAGCTTGAAAAGCTTGGCATCGGCAGATGAAGACGAAGTGCTCAAGCATTGGAGTGGTCTTGGCTACTATCGCCGAGCGAGGTTTCTGCATCGCGGTGTACGAGAGGTCCAAGCACGTTACGGAGGCGAGCTGCCAAAAGATGCTAAAGAACGACAAAGCATTTCGGGGATAGGGCGCTATACCGCGGGCGCGATTGGTAGCATTGCCTTTGATCAGCCGGAGGCCATTGTCGATGGTAACGTGGCGCGGGTACTCAGTCGTTTGCTTGGGATTACTGCGCCGCTTGGGAGCAAAGAAAGCGAGCAGCTGCTTTGGGAGCTTGCTTCTTTATTGGCGAAGGGCAGGCAACCGGGTGATTTGAATCAAGCATTGATGGAACTTGGCGCAACGCTTTGTACGCCGAAGCAAGCAAGCTGTGGGCTTTGTCCGTTGAAGGCTAAGTGTTTTGCGTACAAACATGAGCAGGTAGCAGCACTACCCGTCGCTCGAGTGCGCAAGGCGCCAAGGGAGGAGCATTGGGTGACGGTGATGGCGCTTGCAAGTGCCAAGAGTGGTGCGCAAGAGAAGCGTGTCTGGATGGTGAAGCAAGATGGTAGCCGTTTTGCCGGTTTGTGGGGGCTGCCTTCGATGCAAGGCAAAGGCGCAGGAGATGCCCGGCGGATTCTTGGTGAATCTTGTATCGATGCGGTGCTAGAGCGCAAAGCTCGAGGGCATATCGAGCATGTGCTGAGTCATCGTAAGATGAAAGTTGAGCTTTGGTTGGCCAGTGGCGCAAAGGCTCGAAAAAGCTCGACGCGACAGCTTGTGCCCGTTGGAGATATTAAGGGGATGGGAGTATCGACGCTCACGAGAAAATTGCTGGATTTACGAGTTTGCCGGCCATGA
- the serS gene encoding serine--tRNA ligase — MLDLKYVTEHLDEVTASLKKRGALPDGLGKIADLAEQRRSSIVKTETLRSLRNDASTAMAKEKDKSSAAFAEKRTELKELGDQIKELEAQASWVESAIEEIVLGIPNLPSEGSPVGKSEADNRLCRQWGQKPEMHFKPKDHVDLGQSLGLFDFERAAKLSGARFNVLKGHGARLERALISFMLDLHSAEHGYQELWLPLLVKDSALRGTGQLPKFEKDLFKISEDWRAAQDEDASKLYLIPTAEVPITNFRADEILEAKELPLAYTAYTACFRSEAGSYGKDTRGMIRQHQFDKVELVRFVKPEDGERELELLTHHAEEVLQRLGLHYQVVELCTGDLGFSAKKTYDLEVWLPGQQAYREISSCSWFGDFQARRAKIRYRPEAKGKPQLVHTLNGSGLAIGRTMVALLEQGQQADGSVVLPEVLHSYMGGVQKLTP; from the coding sequence ATGTTGGATTTAAAGTATGTGACTGAGCATTTGGATGAAGTGACCGCTTCTTTAAAGAAGCGTGGCGCCTTACCGGACGGACTTGGCAAAATCGCTGATTTGGCCGAGCAACGTCGAAGCTCCATTGTAAAAACAGAGACTCTTCGTTCCTTGCGTAACGATGCAAGTACGGCCATGGCCAAAGAAAAAGATAAAAGTAGTGCTGCCTTTGCCGAGAAGCGTACCGAGCTGAAAGAGCTTGGCGATCAAATCAAAGAACTTGAAGCACAAGCTTCATGGGTTGAATCGGCCATCGAGGAGATTGTTCTTGGCATTCCCAATCTTCCTTCCGAGGGAAGTCCTGTTGGCAAAAGTGAAGCTGACAATCGCTTGTGCCGTCAGTGGGGGCAAAAGCCAGAGATGCACTTTAAGCCCAAAGATCATGTGGATCTGGGTCAAAGTCTCGGTCTATTTGACTTTGAACGTGCTGCGAAGCTTAGCGGTGCCCGATTTAATGTGTTGAAAGGCCATGGGGCTAGGCTTGAGCGCGCGTTGATCAGTTTTATGCTGGACTTGCATAGTGCGGAGCACGGTTATCAAGAGCTTTGGCTGCCCTTGCTAGTCAAAGACAGTGCTTTGCGGGGCACGGGTCAATTGCCTAAGTTTGAGAAAGATTTGTTTAAGATTTCTGAAGATTGGCGGGCTGCGCAAGATGAAGACGCCTCGAAGCTTTATCTTATTCCAACCGCCGAAGTTCCGATTACTAATTTTAGAGCGGATGAGATCTTGGAAGCAAAAGAGCTGCCGCTTGCTTACACGGCGTATACGGCTTGCTTTCGAAGCGAGGCGGGAAGCTATGGCAAAGACACCCGTGGGATGATTCGTCAGCATCAGTTCGATAAAGTAGAACTTGTGCGTTTTGTTAAGCCAGAAGATGGGGAACGGGAGCTGGAGCTGCTTACGCATCATGCTGAAGAAGTGCTTCAACGTTTGGGTTTGCACTATCAAGTTGTCGAGCTTTGTACGGGCGATTTGGGCTTTTCGGCCAAGAAGACCTACGACCTTGAGGTGTGGTTGCCTGGGCAGCAGGCTTATCGGGAGATTTCGAGCTGTTCGTGGTTTGGTGATTTTCAAGCGCGGCGCGCGAAGATCCGCTACCGTCCCGAAGCAAAAGGAAAGCCGCAGCTTGTCCATACATTGAACGGCTCCGGTTTGGCCATCGGACGAACCATGGTAGCTTTGCTCGAGCAAGGTCAACAAGCCGACGGAAGTGTAGTGCTTCCCGAAGTTTTGCATTCTTATATGGGTGGCGTTCAAAAACTCACACCGTGA
- a CDS encoding UDP-N-acetylmuramate dehydrogenase has product MNQRVKPPEGVQCKVSLAQRTTLQVGGAAEFYADVKNETQLRSLLSWSAEQKLPVHLLGDGSNIVVADEGVPGLVLHMALQGRKVERKGSQVLIDVAAGVSWDYLVAYSVTQGWAGMECLSGIPGTVGATPIQNVGAYGQEVSELITKVKVFDVSTQKSFDLLAKDCDFSYRNSLFKKNDTGLIVLAVEFKLEDNGPAEIRYAELKEALTEPKAVTLRQVRQTVLELRANKGMYIDADDYVPSAGSFFMNPVLDEKSFAAFEKRCQSKAPSFEMNASHRKIPAAWLIEAAGFKKGQSFGPVRISERHALSLVNLSGATSRDLLLAATEIQDKVEKIFGVRLQLEPCVWP; this is encoded by the coding sequence ATGAATCAACGCGTTAAGCCACCGGAGGGTGTTCAATGCAAGGTATCTCTTGCCCAACGAACGACCTTGCAGGTGGGCGGCGCAGCAGAGTTTTACGCTGACGTAAAGAATGAGACACAGCTGCGGTCCTTGTTGAGCTGGTCGGCTGAGCAAAAATTGCCTGTGCATTTGTTGGGCGACGGATCAAACATTGTTGTTGCGGACGAAGGCGTGCCTGGCTTGGTTTTGCATATGGCTTTGCAAGGCCGGAAAGTTGAGCGCAAAGGTAGTCAAGTACTGATCGATGTTGCGGCCGGGGTGTCGTGGGACTACTTGGTTGCGTATAGCGTTACGCAAGGCTGGGCTGGAATGGAGTGTCTGTCAGGCATTCCAGGAACAGTGGGAGCTACGCCGATTCAGAATGTGGGGGCTTACGGACAAGAGGTATCGGAGCTCATTACGAAAGTGAAAGTATTCGACGTTTCAACACAGAAGAGTTTCGATCTTTTAGCAAAAGACTGCGATTTTTCGTATCGAAACAGTTTGTTTAAGAAAAACGATACGGGATTAATTGTCTTGGCTGTGGAGTTCAAATTAGAAGACAATGGTCCTGCAGAAATTCGCTATGCCGAGCTCAAAGAAGCACTGACAGAGCCGAAAGCGGTCACACTTAGGCAGGTGCGACAGACGGTGCTTGAACTTCGTGCGAACAAAGGTATGTACATCGATGCGGACGACTATGTACCTAGCGCAGGCTCGTTTTTCATGAACCCCGTGTTAGATGAGAAGAGCTTTGCTGCGTTTGAGAAACGTTGCCAAAGCAAAGCCCCTTCTTTTGAGATGAACGCTAGCCACCGAAAAATTCCCGCGGCGTGGCTAATTGAAGCTGCCGGCTTCAAAAAAGGTCAGAGCTTTGGACCGGTGAGGATCTCAGAGAGGCACGCGCTTTCGCTAGTCAATCTCAGCGGCGCGACAAGTCGCGATCTTTTGCTTGCTGCTACCGAGATTCAAGACAAGGTCGAAAAAATATTCGGTGTGAGGCTTCAGTTAGAGCCGTGTGTCTGGCCTTAA
- the dnaK gene encoding molecular chaperone DnaK — protein sequence MGKIIGIDLGTTNSCVAVIEHNNKTVIPNAEGARTTPSVVAFIAENERRIGQAAKRHAGTNPESTVFAIKRLMGTSFNTKSAQAQANNVSYSIVKSANGDAWVEIEGKQYSPPEISAMILVHMKEIAEAYLGEEVTEAVVTVPAYFNDAQRQATKDAGKIAGLEVKRIINEPTAAALAYGLDKKEVRKVAVYDLGGGTFDISILEIADGVFKVLSTNGDSYLGGEDFDQALMVKLAEDFESSTGIDIRKDRAALSRLKEQAQKARHELSSSHETEINLPFIAADATGPKHLVQTFKRSELEILCSELVDRTLIPCKNVLEDANLSVSDIDEVILVGGMTRMPMVQKRVAEFFEKEPSKGVNPDEVVAMGAAIQGAALSGDMEEVLLLDVTPLSLGVETGGGVFFAIIPRNTTIPTHLTEVFTTSLDNQSFVPIHVLQGERQMAADNKSLAQFELSPIPPAPRGVPQIEVAFDIDANGIVHVTAKDLGSGREQQVKVVASSGLDEKEIDQIIRESDEHRETDAMRRKLAELKNGAEALLYTSERAVKEYAEFVDASILDKVQEDIAALKETLVEPEAEAIRAAIQELEMSAFSIAEAMYNAPEEVPAEEAQEPSETEENPSETS from the coding sequence GTGGGAAAAATCATTGGCATCGATTTAGGTACCACCAACTCTTGTGTCGCAGTCATCGAACACAACAACAAGACAGTCATTCCAAATGCTGAAGGAGCGCGAACAACACCATCCGTAGTGGCTTTTATAGCCGAAAACGAGCGACGCATTGGTCAGGCAGCTAAACGACACGCCGGAACCAATCCCGAGTCCACAGTGTTTGCAATCAAGCGTCTAATGGGCACGTCGTTCAATACAAAATCAGCGCAAGCCCAAGCCAATAACGTAAGTTACTCGATTGTTAAATCTGCCAATGGTGATGCATGGGTCGAAATTGAAGGGAAGCAATACTCACCTCCTGAAATCTCGGCAATGATTCTCGTGCATATGAAGGAAATTGCTGAAGCTTATCTGGGGGAAGAAGTCACTGAAGCGGTTGTTACGGTTCCTGCTTACTTTAACGACGCACAACGACAAGCCACCAAAGATGCTGGAAAAATTGCTGGACTCGAAGTCAAACGCATTATCAATGAGCCGACCGCAGCGGCACTTGCCTATGGCCTCGACAAAAAAGAAGTCCGCAAAGTGGCTGTTTATGATTTAGGTGGCGGCACCTTCGATATTTCTATCTTGGAAATCGCGGACGGGGTATTTAAAGTTCTTTCAACCAACGGCGACAGCTACCTTGGCGGCGAAGATTTTGACCAAGCCCTTATGGTCAAACTCGCGGAAGACTTTGAAAGCTCAACGGGAATCGATATACGCAAAGATCGTGCAGCATTATCACGTCTCAAAGAGCAAGCTCAAAAAGCACGACACGAACTATCAAGCTCGCACGAAACTGAAATCAACCTTCCTTTTATCGCTGCCGATGCAACCGGACCAAAACATCTTGTTCAAACCTTTAAGCGCAGTGAACTAGAAATCCTTTGCTCCGAACTAGTTGATCGAACATTGATCCCCTGCAAAAACGTCCTTGAAGATGCTAACTTAAGTGTCTCTGACATCGACGAAGTCATTCTCGTCGGCGGAATGACTCGCATGCCCATGGTGCAAAAGCGTGTCGCAGAGTTTTTCGAGAAAGAGCCGAGTAAAGGTGTCAATCCAGACGAAGTCGTTGCCATGGGCGCGGCAATCCAAGGTGCCGCACTCTCAGGCGACATGGAAGAAGTTCTACTCCTGGATGTGACCCCGCTTTCTTTGGGTGTTGAAACTGGTGGCGGTGTTTTCTTTGCAATTATTCCTCGAAACACCACGATTCCAACTCATTTGACCGAAGTCTTTACGACTAGCCTTGATAATCAATCTTTCGTGCCGATTCACGTACTGCAGGGCGAGCGTCAGATGGCGGCCGACAATAAAAGTCTCGCTCAGTTTGAACTCTCGCCAATTCCTCCAGCACCACGAGGCGTGCCTCAAATCGAAGTTGCATTTGACATCGACGCTAACGGTATTGTGCACGTCACCGCCAAGGACCTAGGAAGCGGACGCGAACAGCAAGTTAAAGTAGTTGCATCCAGTGGCTTGGATGAAAAAGAAATCGATCAGATCATTCGAGAATCCGACGAGCATCGAGAAACAGATGCCATGCGCAGGAAACTTGCAGAACTAAAAAACGGCGCTGAAGCATTGCTTTACACTTCAGAACGCGCCGTCAAAGAGTATGCCGAATTTGTTGACGCTTCAATTCTCGATAAAGTGCAAGAAGACATAGCGGCGCTCAAAGAAACTCTCGTTGAACCGGAAGCAGAAGCCATTCGTGCAGCTATCCAAGAACTTGAAATGAGCGCCTTCAGCATCGCCGAAGCCATGTACAACGCTCCTGAAGAAGTACCAGCCGAAGAGGCGCAAGAGCCAAGTGAAACAGAAGAAAATCCTTCTGAGACTTCTTAA